The segment TTTTGGCAGTGAGGAACTCAAGCAACGCATACTGCCCCGGGTCTGCAGCGGTGATCTGGTAGTCGCCGTATCCATGTCGGAGCCGGAAGCCGGCTCGGCACTGACCGATCTGACCACCAGCGCGGTGCTCGAAGGCGATCGCGTCATCCTCAACGGCCAGAAGCGCTGGTGCTCCGGTGCCGGCTACGCGGAAGCCTATGTGGTTTACTGCCGCCTGAGTGACGCGCCTGGCGCCAAGGGTATCGGGGCGGTCCTGGTCGAAAAGGACACCCCCGGTTTCAGTTTCGGGAAGCGCGACCACCACATGGGCTTTCGCGGTGTGTACAGTGCCGACATGTATTTCGACAAGGTGTCGGTACCACAGGATAACGTTATCGTGCCGGCGGGCGGCTTCAGCAGGCTGATGGAAGCGTTTGACCTGGAACGTTGCGGCAATACGACCATGTCCCTGGCCGTGGCCCAGTCTGCCTTTGATTATGTACTGGACTATGTGCAGGAACGCCGGCAGTTCGGTAAGCCGGTGGTGGATTTCCAGGCCGTGCAGCTCCAGCTGGCAGACATGAAAATGCGCCTCGATGCAGCCCGGTTACTGCTTTATCGGGCGGTGGCCAATGCCCAGCAGGGGCTGCCTTCCAGCAACGAAAGCGCCATCGCCAAATGTTTTGCCAATGAAACGGTCAGAGAAGTGACCTCCCAGGCCATGCAGTTGATGGGGGGCTATGGTTACTCAAAGGAGTTTCCCATCGAACAGAAACTCCGTGACGGATGGGGCTGGGGGATTGCCGGTGGGACCATCGACATTCAGAAGATCAATATCGCGGCTTCACTGGCAGGTCGGCGCTTCGATCAGCGTCGCTGAGAAGTGCGCTGCACCCTCGTGACGGGGTTTGCAGGTCAGGGTCTGAAGGCCCTAGTGGAGCACGTGGGAACCACCCAGCATCTGTTCACTGGTGAAACCCGGGTGGAGCAGATCACCTCGCTTCACCAGCAGCAGATCGTGGCAATGCAGGGGCTCCATGTCGTCCTTTTCATCAAACTCCAGGTCATCCAGCAGGACGCAGATCACCTCCTCATCGTCCATCTCCACTACTGCGCAGGGCTTAAACCCGCAGACTGTATTCAGCGAGGCCAACCCGCCGATCTGACAGTGATAGCCAGGGAGATTGCCCCGCTTCCTTTTCAATACCCCAGGCACCATGTAAGCGGTACCAAAACCGGCAGCGGCCACCACGTTGATGATCTCGACAATAGCCGGGTCCGACAGGTCTATTCTCAGGGTATCGGCCATGGGCAGATTGTTGCAAAGGCGCCGGTAGTTGACCATTTTCAGGAACAGGTCGATATCGTCATCGTTCCATTCCAGCATCTCGCCGTGGGTGGAACGGCTGCTGTCAGAGGAAAAGCTGAGCACCGAGGTCTCAATGGTCATATTCTTCAGGTCCTCTTCTTCCTGGTAGGAAACCACCATGGAAACTGCGCAGAAGCCTTCGCTGGACTCCGCGCTCAGGCACCACAGAAAAGGAAGCTCGTTTTCAATTTCAATCATAGGGTACCGTCTGCCGGGGGAAACCATCTGTCACCTTTCTAAGTAAGTCGTATGGCACTATTTATTCTGAAGGTTGTTCACGATAAAAATTTCTGCCTGCAACACAGTCAATCAGGCGGTGGAAAATTAAAGCCAATTTTTGTCAAGTTAGGCTGCTTAGCTCAGATTAAAATCAAGCTATCGCGGCTAACCCATTGATCTAAAATAATAAAGCATGCTCCACTCTTTAAACGCTGCTTTTCCACAAAATCTGTGGATAACTCAGTGAATAAAATAGTCACCGTAGCCCCAAAGCGCGATTTTCTGGTACATCACGTTAATTTGTTCAATTTTTAACCAACAAATTAAGTTCTTTTATATCAATTAGTTATGTGTTTTTGACGGGTCGAAACAAAAAAATAACAGCGATTTCCCGAGGTTTTATGACACCCGGGTAATTTTTGTGCATAAAAACCCGAACAAAACTCAGCTTCCAACTTACTGCATGTGTTTTCTCACTGTTTTTATTGGATTTTTTCTATTTGGATTACCGCTCGTTCTTTATGGGCTGGTGTGCTGTCTGGAAACCCCGGTTGCGCAATGGCGGTGAAAACCTGCTTACGCCAGAAACAAATCGTAAAGCGTCGGAACCAGGATGAAACTGCAAACCGACGCCAACAGCATGTCCCGATCGATCATGTAGGTCGCCATGAAGGACTCCGGCAGATTAATCGCCAGCACACCGATGAGAACGCAGAGAACCAGCAGGCGTCGCTTGTTGAGCAACAACACGGAGAACACCAGTCCAAGGCTGACGATGTAGAAGTAGTTGTCACCCAGACCCAGGCGGGACAGCGTTTCACTGGCCAGACTGATACCGATCAGTGAAAAAAAGGCCAGGGCATACATCACTGCCCGAGCAGATTTTCCTTCACGCTCCAAAGTAACACTCCTTCTGTGACTTATGCCCCTGCAGGGCCCGCCTGGCTTGCCCGAATTCTGGTTGTCAGACCTTTTGCTGACTGACGATCTGTTGACTTAGTCTGTTGATCCAGCAATGACTGAGCAGCCTATGGTTATTTAATCTTCTTCGACAAACAAGGAACTGGTCGGCTCCGCAGCTGCCTGATTCGTCTAATTGTGAGCGCCGTCACAACAGGGCTGCTCCGCACCCCGACGCTGCACGTCAAGCCCCACAACTGCCGGGCAGGCCCTACTCGGCCACGACCCGCAGCAACTGCTGATAATCCGACAGGCCGGCCAGAATCTTCTCGATACCATCCTGCTTCATGGTGCGCATGCCATCTTTTTTGGCCTGCTCGCGAATCTCCTTAAGGCTCGCCTTGCTGTAAATCATCGACTGCAGGTCACGGGTGCCAACCAGCAGTTCATGGATCCCCGTCCTGCCCCGGTAACCAGTATCACCGCACTCGACGCAGCCGACCGGACGGTGTAATTCGATTTTCTCCGGATCCAGTTCCAGGCTGTCAAAATCGTCTTCGCCATACACCATGATCAGGTGGTCCAACTCGCGCTGATCCGGTTTGTAGGATTCTTTACACTTGT is part of the Gammaproteobacteria bacterium genome and harbors:
- a CDS encoding acyl-CoA dehydrogenase family protein is translated as MDFQLSQEQKLLQDTARKFARSELPQLAREIETTDEPPGIELRRRFAELGFLGANLPSAYGGAGMSHLDAVLVLEEIASISIAVAFPVFESCFGPCLAIAHFGSEELKQRILPRVCSGDLVVAVSMSEPEAGSALTDLTTSAVLEGDRVILNGQKRWCSGAGYAEAYVVYCRLSDAPGAKGIGAVLVEKDTPGFSFGKRDHHMGFRGVYSADMYFDKVSVPQDNVIVPAGGFSRLMEAFDLERCGNTTMSLAVAQSAFDYVLDYVQERRQFGKPVVDFQAVQLQLADMKMRLDAARLLLYRAVANAQQGLPSSNESAIAKCFANETVREVTSQAMQLMGGYGYSKEFPIEQKLRDGWGWGIAGGTIDIQKINIAASLAGRRFDQRR